Within the Barnesiella intestinihominis YIT 11860 genome, the region AAATAAATTCGGCTATGCAATTATGCAGAAAACCACAGGTTCCACATTCGGCAAAGATAAGTATTTTTCACGAAAGAGACAGGTAAAGCAAATAAATAGTGCACAGCGTTAAAATTTGTAGCAAAATATTTTTGTGGTTTGCACGAATCCTTTATTTTTGCGTATTGTTTCTATACAAGATTTTCCGAATGGGTCACAAAGTCGAATAAAGGAAACAATATTTATACAAAATATCATATACTTATTTATTTATGAAAAGAGTTTATACTTTTGGCAACGGTAAAGCAGAAGGCCGTGCCGACATGAAAAACCTGCTGGGCGGTAAAGGAGCCAACTTGGCGGAAATGAACTTAATTGGAGTTCCTGTTCCCCCCGGATTCACAATCACTACCGAAGTTTGTACCACATACACTCAGCAAGGGAAGGAAGCTGTTGTAAAAGAAATCAAAGGCGATGTAGAAAAGGCTATCGCTCATATCGAAAGCCTCACGGGCACGAAATTCGGAGATGCCTCGAATCCGCTATTGGTATCGGTTCGTTCGGGAGCTCGTGTTTCCATGCCCGGTATGATGGACACAGTATTGAACTTAGGTATGAACGACGACGCCGTAGAAGCCATTGCTAAAAAATCGGGAAATGCGCGGTTTGCATGGGATTCCTATCGCCGATTCGTACAGATGTACGGCGATGTCGTACTGGGTATGAAGCCTAAAACGAAAGAAGACATCGATCCATTCGAAGAAGTGATGGACAAAGTCAAAGAGGCCAAAGGTATAAAGAGTGATACCGAACTCCAAGTAGAAGACCTCAAAGAATTAGTAAAACTCTTTAAAGCCGCCGTTAAAGAAAATACGGGAAAAGATTTTCCCGCTTCTCCCTGGGAACAATTATGGGGTGCTATCTGTGCCGTATTCGACAGCTGGATGAACGAACGCGCCATTCTCTACCGTCGTATGAACCAGATTCCCGAAGAATGGGGTACTGCCGTAAACGTGCAAGCTATGGTATTCGGCAATATGGGAAATACCTCGGCTACCGGTGTAGCATTCACTCGTGACGCTGCTACCGGCGAAGATATCTTTAACGGAGAGTACCTCATCAATGCACAAGGAGAAGACGTAGTTGCCGGTGTACGCACCCCCCAACAAATCACACTCGAAGGATCTCGCCGCTGGGCTGCATTGCAAGGTATATCGGAAGAAGAACGTGCAACCAAATATCCTTCTCTCGAAGAGGCCATGCCCGAATGTGCAAAAGCACTTATCGAAACTCAACAAAAACTCGAAGACTACTTCAAAGATATGCAAGACCTCGAATTTACCATTCAAGATGGCAAATTGTGGTTATTGCAAACTCGTAACGGAAAGCGCACCGGAGCCGCTATGGTAAAAATTGCTATGGATATGCTCCGCGCAGGAATTATCGACGAAAAAACAGCCTTGAAACGCATGGAGGCTCAAAAACTCGATGAACTATTGCACCCCGTATTCGACAAGGATGCCATCAAACGCGTTAAAGTCGTAGCCAAAGGACTTCCTGCCTCGCCGGGGGCAGCAACCGGGCAAATCGTGTTCTTCGCCGACGACGCAGAGGCGTGGGCCGAAAAACGAAAAAAAGTAATCATGGTACGTATCGAAACCTCTCCCGAAGATTTGCGAGGCATGAGCGTGGCGCAAGGAATCCTTACTGCTCGTGGCGGTATGACTTCCCACGCAGCCGTAGTTGCCCGTGGTATGGGTAAATGCTGTGTATCGGGAGCCGGTGAAATAAAAGTCGATTATAAAGCCCGTACGGTAGAAATGGGTGGAAAAGTCTACAAAGAAGGCGATTGGATCTCTTTGAATGGTTCCACCGGAGATGTTTATGACGGACAAGTTCCTACCGTAGACGCTGATATGAGCGGGGATTTCGCAGCCATTATGAATTTGGCTGAAAAATATACCCGAGTAGACGTACGCACCAACGCAGATACTCCGCGCGATGCAGCGGTAGCCCGCAAATTCGGAGCAAAAGGTATCGGATTATGCCGTACAGAACACATGTTCTTCGAAGGCGACCGTATCAAAGCCATGCGCGAAATGATTCTGTCGAAAGACGAAGAGGGACGTCGCCACGCACTCGACAAGCTGTTGCCTATGCAACGCAGCGACTTCGAAGGAATATTCGAAGCTATGGACGGTCTGGGTGTAACCATTCGTCTGCTCGATCCTCCTCTACACGAATTCGTACCGCATCAATTGGCCACTCAAAAAGAATTGGCAGAAGAGATGGGTATGAGCATCGACGAAGTAAAATTAGCTTGCGATGCTTTGGAAGAATTTAACCCCATGTTGGGTCATCGCGGTTGCCGGTTAGGTTGTACCTATCCCGAAATAACCGAAATGCAGGCCCGAGCCATCATCGAAGCTGCTTTGAACGTAAAAGCAAAAGGTATCGACGTTCACCCCGAAATCATGGTTCCCCTTGTAGGTGTTGTAGAAGAATTGAGAATGCAAGCCGAAGTTATTCACCGTACCGCTGCACAAGTATTCGAAGAACGCGGCGACACGGTTGCCTACAAAGTAGGTACGATGATCGAGGTTCCCCGTGCAGCCGTTACAGCTGATCAAATTGCCGAAGTTGCCGACTTCTTCTCATTCGGCACGAACGACTTGACTCAAATGACGTTCGGCTATTCTCGTGATGATGCCGGTAAATTCTTAAAGATTTACAAAGAAAAAGGTATCCTCAAAACCGATCCGTTCGAAGTTCTCGACCAAAAAGGTGTAGGGCAACTCGTACGCATGGGCGTGGAAAAAGGCCGTTCCACCAAACCGTCGCTCAAAGTCGGTATTTGCGGTGAGCATGGTGGTGAACCTTCATCTGTGAAATTCTGTGCCAAACTCGGTATGAACTACGTATCTTGCAGTCCTTACCGTGTACCCATCGCACGTGTGGCTGCCGCCCAGGCTGCTATCGAAGATTAAAAAGTACTTTGATAACTCTATAAAAAAGGCTAACATTATCTGTTAGCCTTTTTTATATCCCCTCAATATCGACCCTTTCATACGATAATAAAAACACTGTAATCAAAAATTCATACCGAGAGAAGTTCAGTTCTCCTGTTTTTAAGTACCTTTGTTTCATCAAGTAAAACGGATCGAAATACAAACACGATGAAAAAAACACTACTCTTTATTAGCCTTTTAATCCTTTCCGTCTTATCAACACAAGCCACTCGGCCCAAATATGTATTCTATATCATCGGCGATGGAATGGGCATAAATCAAGTTAACGGTACTGAAATGTTTTACGGGGAACTGACCAGTAAGACAGGACCCTTACCGCTATTGTTTTCGAAATTCCCTTATACGACTTTTGTAAGCACATACTCTGCCAATCGAGGAGTAACAGACTCGGCAGCAGCTGGTACGGCATTGGCCTGCGGTGAAAAGACCAACAACAATACGATCGGTGTGGATGCAGACAGTCTACCTATATATAGTATAGCGGTGGCAGCACAAAAGAAAAACATACCTGTTGGAATTATTACCAGCGGAGAAATAGACGATGCCACTCCCGCCGCTTTTTTCGCTCACCAAATAAACCGTAATAACCGTTACGAAATAGGAGTCGATATGCTCGCCGCCGGATTTGATTTCTATGCAGGAGATAAATTTACACAACCGTCACCAGAAGGAAAAAAATCTCTATACGATATGATTCCAAAAGCCAACTATACATTGGCTCTCGGCATACAAGAATACAATCGCCAATCCCAGGTAGCCTCCAAAATGATTTTATTTCCCCAAAAAGACTTCCCTTACGCCATAGACCGTAAACCGGGAGATATTTGTTTAGCCGATCTCACCCGATGTGCAATAGACTTTCTGCAACAAAAAGGAAATGGTTTCTTTTTAATGATAGAGGGCTCCAAAATAGATTGGGCAGGACACTCCCGTGACGGAGCTACCAATTTCAGAGAAATAAAAGATTTGGAAGAATCGGTAAAATTGGCTTATGATTTTTATAGAAAGTATCCCGATGAAACCCTCATTATCGTTACAGCCGACCATGAAACCGGAGGCGTAGTATTAGGCAACGGAAATTACTCACTCAACCTGCAAGCACTCCAATATCAAACGATGAGTGGAATAGCGTTTACAAAAGAAATAGAAAATCTGCGTAAACAAAACACCGAAATTTCATGGGAAACCATACAAAAGGCCCTATCCCATGCCTTTGGCTTTTGGAGCAAGCTCGACTTATCCCCCGAACAAGAAGCACATCTTAAAAAAATTTACGAAGAAACTATACACAACCAACAAGGGGACTTAATAAAATCTCTATATGAAAACAATGAACCGATAGCCGAAGCCGCCAAAACGATTCTCAACGAAATAGCCGAAATCACATGGTCTTGCAGTTCTCACACAGCTGGTTATGTCCCGCTCTATGCGATCGGTTTAGGAGCAGAAAACTTTCAAGGGAAACTCGACAATACCGATGTACCCTTGCTAATAGCCCGAATTGCCGGCTACGAATAATACAAAGACTAAGAAAAGAAAGCCTATCTATATATAAGATTTTTTAGAAAAAACATTGTAAAATAAAATAAAGGAAATAACTTTGTCCCTTGTAATCGGTTTGCTTTTATCGCGTTCGATAAAGCAATGAAAAGGGAATCGGGTGTAAATCCCGGACAGACCCGCTGCTGTGTAGTTCGATAGATTTTAGACAAACAACTACAATGCCACTAATCCAATGTGATTGGGAAGGCGTCTAAAATAGAACAAGTCAGAAGACCTGCCGGTTACATAATAAAATTTATCTCTTCGTGGATTAGGAGATAAAGCGAATACTTTTCCGATAGAAATTTTTTGCGAAAGCAAAAAAATACACCATGTTATAGAAACACGCTTTTCTATAACGTAGTTTATATATATGTAAAATGATGCAGTTATGAGAAGAATGATTCCTTACAGTGTGGATATAACTGGGAATTTTGTTTATTCACCGCAATTAATCGAAGCACGCAAACAAGTTCAAGAAGGACTTCTAAATGCAGCACAATTACTGGAAATCGAAAATAAAGAAATCCAACACATTGTCGACACATGTAAACAGATAGGTTTAAAATGCGTTACCGATGGAGATTATAGATCAAACGGATATACGGATTTTTTTCATCATCTTCAAAACATTTCCAAGCACGAAACAGAACCAAACGATACGTCAGAAGAAAATGATAAATCCGTTATATGCGGGAAAATAGACTTCGACAATCATTTTTTATCGACGCCACCTGTCACAGAGCACTTTACCTATTTGACAGGAATTATCGGAGGCGACATGTATGCAAAAGCTCTACTACCGTCCCCAATGACTTTATTAGCTGAATTAATCCGTCCTGAGAACCGTCTTAATACAGGAAGATATTATCCCGACATCGAAGTGCTCTCCCATGATATTGCACAGACCTACCAAAAAGTAATTAGAGAATTTTACAATATGGGATGCCGATTCCTACAATTCAGCGACTATACTTGGAACTTAACGGGAGGCTGCGATATTCAACAAATATCCGAAGCAAATAATACCGACCTCGCATCTCTGTCCACCGTGCTTGCTCGTTTGACCGAACTCTGCTTAAACGACAAGCCCGACGATATGTGCATATCCTTACAATTCGACGAGAAATGGTGGAATACCCGAGATCGAGAGAAAATAGCAGAAGTACTACTCTCTACGCAAGCGAATGCCATAGCTTTCGACTTCGGTAATAGGGAAAATGAAAATATAGACTTTTCCATCTTGAAACATTGTCAAAGCAAAGACGTTATATTAGGACTTGTATCGACTTCAAGTAGCCAACCGATATCTACCAGCACTATCACTCATCATATCGAAAATGCTGCACGCCTTCTACCATTGGAGTCTCTTCATCTCAGTTGTCAAGGCAATTTCAGGAATTTATCGGGAAACAGTTCGATTTCAGAACAAGAAATGTGGAACAAAATAGCGACAATGAAAAATATTGCAAAAACCGTTTGGGGAGAATAAAACGGGCTTCCCGGTTTTTCTACCTTTATATATGCAAAAAGTCTACCCCCACGAATTTGCGATTGAATCGAAAATAGAGTATGGTTCGACATGAAAAACAAATATATTTGTTTTATCCTGCTCTTATCTTTCACTATCTTTGTACAGTATGCGAAAATAGGATGCGGTTCTGCATAATCAAGTCGGAAATGCAATTTCCACTTGCCTTTGCACTCACCTTTCACTATCTTTGCACGTCGAAAAATCAGTCAATACAACAAAGGTGAACAGTATACACGAAGAACTTAAAGCCGTATCGCAGTTCCTTTCGGAATATGCTACATGTCTCATGGCTTCGGGAGTACATACGTCGAGAATTGTACGCAATACAGCCCGTATAGCCGAATCGTTCGGTTTTGAAGCACACATGACCTTATTTCACAAAACAATCATAATGACTTTGCGGAATAAGGAAAATACCCATGTATACAGTATGGTAAACACAGCAAAAGCCGGCGCTATAAACTTCGAAATCAATTCCGATTTGAGCGCTCTCAGTTGGGAAGCCTATGATAACCATCTCCCTCTCGACCAGCTATGGGAAAAATATCATGCCATTACAAGCAAACCTCGATTAAATGCATGGCTGGTATGGGTATTAGTGGGATTCGCTAATGCATCTTTCTGCCGGTTATTCAGTGGAGACTGGATCGCCGTTGCAGCGGTTTTTGTTGCGACTCTTGTCGGATTTCGTCTCAAACAAGTATTAGGGAAACACCATATCAATCACTACTTTATATTTACAATATCGGCGTTTGTCGCTTCTTTAATAGCCTCGGTAACTATGTGGCAGCAATGGGGAAACACACCGGATATAGCTATCGGTGCTAGTGTACTCTATTTGATTCCCGGTGTTCCATTAATCAATGGGATTATCGACATTATCGAGGGGCATGTATTGGCAGGAACAGCACGACTCATCAATGCGTTTTTACTAATTATTTGTATTGCATTTGGAATGGCTATCACATTATTGATGATGGGAGGAAAACTATTATGACAGAATGGCAATTCAT harbors:
- a CDS encoding threonine/serine exporter ThrE family protein, with product MNSIHEELKAVSQFLSEYATCLMASGVHTSRIVRNTARIAESFGFEAHMTLFHKTIIMTLRNKENTHVYSMVNTAKAGAINFEINSDLSALSWEAYDNHLPLDQLWEKYHAITSKPRLNAWLVWVLVGFANASFCRLFSGDWIAVAAVFVATLVGFRLKQVLGKHHINHYFIFTISAFVASLIASVTMWQQWGNTPDIAIGASVLYLIPGVPLINGIIDIIEGHVLAGTARLINAFLLIICIAFGMAITLLMMGGKLL
- a CDS encoding alkaline phosphatase, with protein sequence MKKTLLFISLLILSVLSTQATRPKYVFYIIGDGMGINQVNGTEMFYGELTSKTGPLPLLFSKFPYTTFVSTYSANRGVTDSAAAGTALACGEKTNNNTIGVDADSLPIYSIAVAAQKKNIPVGIITSGEIDDATPAAFFAHQINRNNRYEIGVDMLAAGFDFYAGDKFTQPSPEGKKSLYDMIPKANYTLALGIQEYNRQSQVASKMILFPQKDFPYAIDRKPGDICLADLTRCAIDFLQQKGNGFFLMIEGSKIDWAGHSRDGATNFREIKDLEESVKLAYDFYRKYPDETLIIVTADHETGGVVLGNGNYSLNLQALQYQTMSGIAFTKEIENLRKQNTEISWETIQKALSHAFGFWSKLDLSPEQEAHLKKIYEETIHNQQGDLIKSLYENNEPIAEAAKTILNEIAEITWSCSSHTAGYVPLYAIGLGAENFQGKLDNTDVPLLIARIAGYE
- the ppdK gene encoding pyruvate, phosphate dikinase, yielding MKRVYTFGNGKAEGRADMKNLLGGKGANLAEMNLIGVPVPPGFTITTEVCTTYTQQGKEAVVKEIKGDVEKAIAHIESLTGTKFGDASNPLLVSVRSGARVSMPGMMDTVLNLGMNDDAVEAIAKKSGNARFAWDSYRRFVQMYGDVVLGMKPKTKEDIDPFEEVMDKVKEAKGIKSDTELQVEDLKELVKLFKAAVKENTGKDFPASPWEQLWGAICAVFDSWMNERAILYRRMNQIPEEWGTAVNVQAMVFGNMGNTSATGVAFTRDAATGEDIFNGEYLINAQGEDVVAGVRTPQQITLEGSRRWAALQGISEEERATKYPSLEEAMPECAKALIETQQKLEDYFKDMQDLEFTIQDGKLWLLQTRNGKRTGAAMVKIAMDMLRAGIIDEKTALKRMEAQKLDELLHPVFDKDAIKRVKVVAKGLPASPGAATGQIVFFADDAEAWAEKRKKVIMVRIETSPEDLRGMSVAQGILTARGGMTSHAAVVARGMGKCCVSGAGEIKVDYKARTVEMGGKVYKEGDWISLNGSTGDVYDGQVPTVDADMSGDFAAIMNLAEKYTRVDVRTNADTPRDAAVARKFGAKGIGLCRTEHMFFEGDRIKAMREMILSKDEEGRRHALDKLLPMQRSDFEGIFEAMDGLGVTIRLLDPPLHEFVPHQLATQKELAEEMGMSIDEVKLACDALEEFNPMLGHRGCRLGCTYPEITEMQARAIIEAALNVKAKGIDVHPEIMVPLVGVVEELRMQAEVIHRTAAQVFEERGDTVAYKVGTMIEVPRAAVTADQIAEVADFFSFGTNDLTQMTFGYSRDDAGKFLKIYKEKGILKTDPFEVLDQKGVGQLVRMGVEKGRSTKPSLKVGICGEHGGEPSSVKFCAKLGMNYVSCSPYRVPIARVAAAQAAIED